In Halanaeroarchaeum sp. HSR-CO, one DNA window encodes the following:
- the deoC gene encoding deoxyribose-phosphate aldolase — protein MDRAELASTIDHTVLGPETTFADVTRVVDEAVEYGMNVCIPPCYVAEAREYAPEDCTVATVIGFPHGQNAPAVKRAEAESARDDGADELDVVINVGRLKAGDRDAVRAEIAAIVEAVPLPVKVIIETALLTDAAKHAACEVAVEAGADFVKTSTGFADGGAAVEDVELMAEYLPVKASGGIGDWKAARAMLAAGAERIGASSGVAIVEDFEASRS, from the coding sequence ATGGACCGAGCCGAACTCGCCAGCACCATCGATCACACCGTGCTGGGCCCCGAGACGACGTTCGCCGACGTCACCAGGGTCGTCGACGAGGCCGTCGAGTACGGGATGAACGTCTGCATCCCGCCGTGTTACGTGGCCGAGGCCAGGGAGTACGCCCCCGAGGACTGCACCGTCGCCACCGTCATCGGCTTCCCGCACGGACAGAACGCGCCGGCGGTCAAGCGGGCGGAAGCCGAGAGCGCCAGGGACGACGGAGCCGACGAACTGGACGTCGTCATCAATGTGGGGCGGCTGAAAGCGGGTGACAGAGACGCCGTACGCGCCGAAATTGCCGCCATCGTCGAGGCGGTTCCGCTCCCCGTGAAGGTCATCATCGAGACCGCGTTGCTCACCGACGCGGCAAAACACGCCGCCTGCGAGGTCGCCGTCGAGGCCGGAGCGGACTTCGTGAAGACCTCGACCGGGTTCGCGGACGGCGGCGCGGCGGTCGAGGACGTCGAACTCATGGCCGAGTACCTGCCGGTCAAGGCCAGCGGCGGTATCGGCGACTGGAAGGCCGCCAGAGCGATGCTGGCCGCCGGCGCGGAGCGAATCGGCGCGAGCAGCGGCGTCGCTATCGTCGAGGACTTCGAGGCGTCCCGCAGTTAG
- a CDS encoding ribose 1,5-bisphosphate isomerase, with protein sequence MATQTVDATAEDIASMEIRGAATIARAAAEALAVQAEESDAADPEAFRAEMRGAARVLLDTRPTAVSLPNSLRFVLNGMAGESVEALRSSVERTVETFVADLESAQDRLGRIGANRLRDGDVIMTHCHSTDALATVEKAVEAGKHVEAYVKETRPRKQGHITARQLREMDVPVTLVVDNAAHRYLNDVDHVVVGADSIAADGSVINKIGTSGLAVSARDRGTPIMVAAQTLKLHPDTLTGHTVEIEMRDEDEVISSADREEIGDIEVRNPAFDVTPPRYVDAIVTERGQFPPESIVTLMRELYGDVDDQPWTEPSNRDAVSADDR encoded by the coding sequence ATGGCGACACAGACGGTCGATGCAACGGCCGAGGACATCGCGTCGATGGAGATCAGGGGGGCCGCGACCATCGCCCGTGCCGCCGCCGAGGCCCTGGCCGTGCAGGCCGAGGAGAGCGACGCCGCGGATCCCGAGGCGTTCCGCGCCGAGATGCGGGGGGCCGCCCGCGTCCTCCTCGACACCCGGCCGACTGCCGTCAGCCTCCCCAATTCGTTGCGGTTCGTGCTCAATGGCATGGCCGGCGAATCCGTCGAGGCGCTCCGGTCGTCGGTCGAGCGGACCGTCGAGACCTTCGTCGCCGACCTCGAGTCGGCCCAGGACCGACTGGGTCGGATCGGGGCGAACCGTCTGCGGGACGGCGACGTCATCATGACTCACTGCCACTCGACCGACGCCCTCGCGACGGTCGAGAAAGCGGTCGAGGCCGGCAAGCACGTCGAGGCATACGTCAAAGAGACGCGACCGCGCAAACAGGGCCACATCACCGCTCGGCAACTCCGCGAGATGGACGTCCCGGTCACGCTCGTGGTGGACAACGCCGCCCACCGTTACCTCAACGACGTCGACCACGTGGTCGTCGGCGCCGACTCCATCGCGGCGGACGGATCGGTCATCAACAAGATCGGGACGAGCGGCCTCGCCGTGAGCGCCAGGGACCGCGGTACCCCGATCATGGTCGCCGCACAGACCCTCAAACTCCATCCCGACACGCTCACCGGCCACACGGTCGAGATCGAGATGCGCGACGAGGACGAGGTCATCTCCTCCGCCGACCGCGAGGAGATCGGGGACATCGAGGTGCGCAACCCCGCGTTCGACGTGACGCCGCCCCGCTACGTCGACGCTATCGTGACCGAACGGGGCCAGTTCCCGCCCGAGAGCATCGTGACGCTCATGCGCGAACTCTACGGCGACGTCGACGATCAGCCGTGGACGGAGCCATCGAACCGAGACGCCGTCAGCGCCGACGATCGATAG
- the icd gene encoding isocitrate dehydrogenase (NADP(+)) produces the protein MSYDKIEVPSSGSKITYDEETDELNVPDDPIVPIIYGDGIGSDVGPATQKVLDAAAEATGREFNWMRVYAGESAREKYDENLPQETVDAMSEYRVSIKGPLTTPVGAGFRSLNVALRKRLDLYANVRPTYFLEGIDEVSPVKRPQDMDMIMFRENTEDVYAGIEWEAGTEEVEEVRDFVEDEMGFDSTIHDGPVGIGIKPITEFGTKRLVREAIDYALENDDKNTVTLVHKGNIMKFTEGQFRDWGYEVAEEEYGDEVITEDTLWEERDGEQPEDAVVVNDRIADNMLQQMLTRTDEYDVLALPNLNGDYLSDSAGAQIGGLGIAPGANFGTGKVLAEPVHGSAPKYEGQDKVNPTAMILSGRLMLEYMGWDDAADLVRDAVEQAISAKTVTYDFHRQMEGGEKLATSEYAQVVVENIEDLA, from the coding sequence ATGAGCTACGACAAGATCGAAGTTCCATCCAGCGGGTCGAAGATCACGTACGACGAGGAAACCGACGAACTGAACGTCCCGGACGACCCCATCGTCCCCATCATCTACGGCGACGGCATCGGTTCTGACGTCGGCCCGGCCACCCAGAAAGTACTCGACGCGGCCGCCGAGGCCACGGGACGCGAGTTCAACTGGATGCGCGTCTACGCCGGCGAGTCCGCCCGCGAGAAGTACGACGAGAACCTGCCCCAGGAGACCGTCGACGCCATGAGCGAGTATCGCGTCTCCATCAAGGGCCCGCTCACGACCCCGGTCGGCGCGGGCTTCCGCAGCCTCAACGTCGCACTCCGCAAGCGGCTCGACCTCTACGCGAACGTCCGCCCGACCTACTTCCTCGAGGGCATCGACGAGGTATCCCCGGTCAAGCGCCCCCAGGACATGGACATGATCATGTTCCGGGAGAACACCGAGGACGTCTACGCCGGCATCGAGTGGGAGGCCGGCACCGAGGAAGTCGAGGAGGTTCGGGACTTCGTCGAAGACGAGATGGGCTTCGACTCGACCATCCACGACGGCCCGGTCGGCATCGGCATCAAGCCCATCACCGAGTTCGGCACCAAGCGCCTCGTCCGCGAGGCCATCGACTACGCCCTCGAAAACGACGACAAGAACACGGTGACACTGGTCCACAAGGGCAACATCATGAAGTTCACCGAGGGCCAGTTCCGCGACTGGGGCTACGAGGTCGCCGAAGAGGAGTACGGCGACGAGGTCATCACCGAGGACACGCTCTGGGAGGAGCGCGACGGCGAGCAGCCCGAGGACGCCGTGGTCGTCAACGACCGCATCGCGGACAACATGCTCCAGCAGATGCTCACCCGGACCGACGAGTACGACGTGCTCGCGCTCCCGAACCTCAACGGCGATTACCTCTCGGACTCCGCCGGCGCCCAGATCGGTGGGCTCGGCATCGCGCCCGGCGCCAACTTCGGCACCGGCAAGGTCCTCGCCGAGCCGGTCCACGGCTCCGCGCCCAAGTACGAGGGCCAGGACAAGGTCAACCCGACCGCGATGATCCTCTCCGGCCGTCTCATGCTCGAGTACATGGGCTGGGACGACGCCGCCGATCTCGTCCGCGACGCCGTCGAGCAGGCCATCTCCGCGAAGACGGTCACCTACGACTTCCACCGCCAGATGGAGGGCGGCGAGAAGCTCGCCACCAGCGAGTACGCGCAGGTCGTCGTCGAGAACATCGAAGACCTGGCGTAG
- a CDS encoding HIT domain-containing protein, which produces MDSVFAPWRIEWVERDGNEEFEDCVFCEVPEMGADREYLVVARNEHAFVMLNNYPYNPGHAMVIPFAHERDYEDLSEPVLLAHSRLVQQTITALKAAMNPDGINTGLNLGGSAAGGSIDDHLHTHVVPRWQGDTNFMPVISETKVIVEAVEDTYDRLYDAFANLEGTTVEDASRAVHL; this is translated from the coding sequence ATGGATTCCGTCTTCGCCCCGTGGCGCATCGAGTGGGTGGAACGCGACGGGAACGAGGAATTCGAGGACTGCGTCTTCTGCGAGGTACCCGAGATGGGGGCCGACAGGGAGTACCTCGTCGTCGCCAGAAACGAGCACGCCTTCGTGATGCTCAACAACTACCCGTACAACCCCGGGCACGCGATGGTCATTCCGTTTGCCCACGAACGCGATTACGAGGACCTCTCCGAGCCGGTTCTGCTCGCCCACAGCCGTCTCGTCCAGCAAACCATCACGGCGCTGAAGGCGGCGATGAATCCAGACGGCATCAACACGGGGCTCAACCTCGGGGGGTCGGCGGCCGGCGGTTCCATCGACGATCACCTCCACACGCACGTCGTCCCGCGCTGGCAGGGCGATACGAACTTCATGCCTGTCATCTCCGAGACGAAGGTCATCGTGGAGGCCGTCGAAGACACCTACGACCGACTGTACGACGCGTTCGCCAACCTCGAGGGCACCACCGTCGAAGACGCCTCACGGGCGGTCCACCTCTAG
- a CDS encoding spermidine synthase, translated as MQSNADTARFSVPIQTAEGAVLVSGFSSMGLEILAGRIIAPEFGSSIYTWGSIIGVFLVALSLGYWYGGKRAAAKASPLALAGILAQSALFVAFLLAAGDLLLQFTDTLPLPNRYAVILPIAVLFGPPVYLLGFISPYAAQLSREQSTGGASGRVYALGTIGSIAGTFGTTFVLIPSLSVPIIELFFGVLLVGAAAVIVLRRAPRSLEMVRVVVIASLVVGAFAFGGASISTGDSIVYQTQTPYQQLEVADDDGVRTLYLDGTPHSATYVDDREGYVFEYLRYLHIPMLVQDDVDNVLFIGGGGFTAPQRFVEEYPDVNVDVVEIDPVVIQTAEDYFGLAESDRLQVHEGDGRAFLDETDTEYDVIVLDAYKSDQVPFHLTTVEFMHLAADRLDEDGMLVANIISRPSGSGSAFFRAEYKTMKEAFPYVYAFPTSETVFLQNIEVVASKQQLTRGQLQTRAEERDVGVPLETAVSRMMDSDTIRTDDVPVLRDDKAPVDELLDSQLDRRYVVSETNETASVAR; from the coding sequence GTGCAGTCGAACGCCGACACCGCCCGGTTCTCGGTCCCCATCCAGACCGCCGAAGGTGCGGTCCTGGTCTCCGGCTTCTCGAGCATGGGCCTCGAGATTCTCGCGGGCCGGATCATCGCCCCCGAGTTCGGGAGTAGCATCTACACCTGGGGGAGCATCATCGGGGTGTTCCTGGTCGCATTGAGCCTTGGATACTGGTACGGTGGCAAGCGTGCGGCAGCGAAGGCGAGTCCACTCGCCCTCGCCGGTATCCTCGCGCAATCCGCGCTGTTCGTCGCGTTCTTGCTCGCGGCTGGCGATCTACTGTTGCAGTTCACTGACACGCTGCCGCTCCCGAACCGCTATGCAGTGATCCTGCCGATAGCGGTGCTCTTCGGGCCGCCGGTCTACTTGCTCGGGTTTATCAGCCCCTACGCCGCCCAGCTCTCCCGGGAGCAGAGCACCGGCGGCGCGTCCGGTCGGGTGTACGCGCTCGGGACCATCGGGAGCATCGCCGGAACGTTCGGGACGACCTTCGTCCTCATCCCGTCGCTGTCCGTCCCGATCATCGAGTTGTTCTTCGGTGTCCTCCTCGTCGGGGCGGCAGCAGTCATCGTCCTTCGCCGCGCTCCCCGCTCTCTGGAGATGGTGCGCGTGGTGGTCATCGCGTCACTCGTCGTGGGCGCGTTCGCCTTCGGGGGCGCCAGCATCTCCACGGGCGATTCGATCGTCTACCAGACCCAGACGCCCTACCAGCAACTCGAAGTGGCAGACGACGACGGCGTCCGGACGCTCTACCTCGACGGAACTCCCCACAGCGCGACCTACGTCGACGACCGCGAAGGCTACGTCTTCGAGTACCTGCGGTACTTACACATCCCGATGCTGGTGCAAGACGACGTCGACAACGTGTTGTTCATCGGCGGGGGTGGGTTCACGGCGCCACAGCGGTTCGTCGAGGAGTATCCCGACGTGAACGTCGACGTCGTCGAGATCGACCCGGTCGTCATCCAGACAGCCGAGGACTACTTCGGACTGGCGGAGTCAGACCGGTTACAGGTCCACGAGGGCGACGGGCGCGCGTTCCTCGACGAGACGGACACGGAGTACGACGTCATCGTCCTCGACGCCTACAAGTCAGATCAGGTCCCCTTCCACCTGACGACGGTCGAGTTCATGCACCTCGCCGCCGACCGCCTCGACGAGGACGGGATGCTGGTCGCGAACATCATCTCCCGGCCCTCGGGTTCGGGCTCGGCGTTCTTCAGGGCCGAGTACAAGACGATGAAGGAGGCCTTCCCGTACGTCTACGCGTTCCCGACCTCCGAGACGGTGTTCCTCCAGAACATCGAGGTCGTGGCGTCGAAACAGCAGTTGACACGAGGGCAACTGCAAACACGGGCCGAGGAGCGCGACGTCGGCGTCCCGCTCGAGACGGCGGTCTCCCGCATGATGGATTCCGACACCATCCGGACCGACGACGTGCCCGTCCTCCGCGACGACAAGGCGCCGGTCGACGAACTCCTCGACTCGCAACTCGACCGCCGGTACGTCGTCTCGGAGACGAACGAGACGGCGTCCGTGGCGCGCTAA
- a CDS encoding carbohydrate kinase family protein: MVRVVTAGHVNWDVTLRVAALPAPDGEARISSQRRSGGGSAANVAAAIAGYGAEAGVIGSVGDDEPGFLARRELDRDGVDVSALRTVRSAETTVKYLIVDAEGEVMVLGNEGANEAFSVADLDPTVVRDADHLHLTSQRPETAERLAGIARDAGVTVSFDPGRRLSERDYGDLPDRVDLLFLNQREAAVALASTAPREAVAGTDRVLVVKHGANGATVYSDEAVVESPGFDVDPVDTTGAGDAFAAGFLAVVLGAWDGVARETIRAGDFDRALRIANACGAMAACEEGARTAPTRADAEEFLVDRRSVD, translated from the coding sequence ATGGTTCGGGTGGTCACCGCCGGCCACGTCAACTGGGACGTCACGCTCCGCGTGGCGGCGTTGCCGGCGCCGGACGGCGAGGCACGCATCTCCTCCCAGCGTCGGTCCGGTGGGGGCAGTGCGGCGAACGTCGCCGCCGCCATCGCGGGATACGGGGCCGAAGCGGGCGTTATCGGCAGCGTCGGCGACGACGAACCGGGCTTTCTCGCGCGCCGCGAACTCGACCGCGACGGCGTCGACGTCTCCGCGCTTCGAACGGTCCGCTCCGCCGAGACGACCGTGAAGTACCTCATCGTCGACGCCGAGGGGGAGGTGATGGTCCTGGGCAACGAGGGCGCGAACGAGGCGTTCTCGGTCGCCGACCTCGACCCGACGGTCGTCCGGGACGCCGACCACCTCCACCTGACCAGCCAGCGGCCGGAGACCGCCGAGCGACTGGCGGGGATCGCACGAGACGCGGGGGTGACGGTCTCCTTCGATCCCGGCCGCCGACTCTCGGAACGGGACTACGGCGACCTCCCGGATCGCGTCGACCTCCTCTTTTTGAACCAGCGGGAGGCAGCCGTCGCACTGGCCAGTACCGCCCCGAGGGAGGCAGTTGCGGGAACCGACCGCGTTCTCGTCGTCAAACACGGTGCGAACGGGGCGACCGTCTACAGCGACGAGGCGGTGGTCGAGTCCCCGGGATTCGACGTGGATCCGGTCGACACCACCGGCGCGGGCGACGCCTTCGCCGCCGGCTTCCTCGCGGTCGTCCTCGGAGCCTGGGACGGGGTGGCGCGCGAGACGATCCGGGCCGGTGACTTCGACCGTGCCCTCCGGATCGCGAACGCCTGTGGTGCGATGGCAGCCTGCGAGGAGGGGGCGCGGACCGCACCCACGCGCGCCGACGCCGAGGAGTTCCTCGTCGACCGCCGGAGCGTCGACTGA
- a CDS encoding tRNA (N(6)-L-threonylcarbamoyladenosine(37)-C(2))-methylthiotransferase, with product MARYTIETYGCTSNRGESRAIERRLRDAGHHPVPDAESADVAILNTCTVVEKTERNMLRRAEELEAETADLIVTGCMALAQETAFEDADVDAQILHWDEVPEAVTNGECPTTTPDTEPVLDGVVGILPIARGCMSDCSYCITKFATGRIDSPSVEANVERAHDLVDAGASEIRITGQDTGVYGMDQGERWLPELLRGICAIEGDFRVRLGMANPWGVHAVREELAEVYADCEKLYNFLHIPVQSGADTVLEAMGRQHTVEEFREVVATFDDALEDWTLSTDFIVGFPTETDADFQASMDLLQDVEPEKINVTRFSKRPGTDAAGMKGLGGTLKKERSSAMTDLKMDVVGAAYEDIVGTTRRVLAVESGRRDSVQAFDDAYHQIVVQNASEYGIDPGDFVDVTVTTHNTVYAMGEPVE from the coding sequence ATGGCTCGGTACACCATCGAGACCTACGGATGCACGTCGAACCGCGGCGAGAGCCGCGCCATCGAGCGACGGCTCCGCGACGCGGGCCACCACCCAGTTCCGGACGCCGAGTCGGCCGACGTGGCCATCCTCAACACGTGTACCGTAGTCGAGAAGACCGAACGCAACATGCTCCGCCGGGCCGAGGAACTCGAGGCGGAGACCGCCGATCTGATCGTCACTGGCTGTATGGCACTCGCACAGGAGACCGCATTCGAGGACGCCGACGTCGACGCCCAGATTCTGCACTGGGACGAGGTGCCCGAGGCAGTCACGAACGGCGAATGTCCGACGACCACCCCCGACACGGAACCGGTCCTCGACGGGGTCGTCGGCATCCTGCCCATCGCCCGTGGCTGCATGAGCGACTGCTCGTACTGCATCACCAAGTTTGCGACCGGTCGGATCGACTCGCCGTCCGTCGAGGCGAACGTCGAGCGTGCCCACGACCTCGTCGACGCCGGTGCAAGCGAGATACGGATCACCGGCCAGGACACCGGCGTCTATGGAATGGACCAGGGTGAGCGGTGGCTCCCCGAGTTGCTTCGCGGCATCTGTGCCATCGAGGGCGACTTCCGTGTCCGCCTCGGGATGGCCAACCCCTGGGGCGTCCACGCGGTCCGCGAAGAACTCGCCGAGGTGTACGCCGACTGTGAGAAACTCTACAACTTCCTCCACATCCCGGTGCAGTCGGGCGCCGATACGGTCCTCGAGGCAATGGGCCGCCAGCACACCGTCGAGGAGTTCCGCGAGGTCGTCGCGACCTTCGACGACGCCCTCGAGGACTGGACGCTCTCGACGGACTTCATCGTCGGCTTCCCCACCGAGACCGACGCCGACTTCCAGGCGAGCATGGACCTCCTCCAGGACGTGGAACCGGAGAAGATCAACGTCACGCGATTCTCGAAGCGCCCCGGGACCGACGCCGCCGGGATGAAAGGGCTCGGTGGGACCCTCAAGAAGGAGCGCTCGTCCGCGATGACGGACCTGAAGATGGACGTCGTGGGGGCCGCCTACGAGGACATCGTCGGGACGACCCGGCGGGTCCTCGCCGTCGAGTCTGGCCGCCGCGACTCGGTCCAGGCCTTCGACGACGCCTACCACCAGATCGTCGTGCAGAACGCGTCCGAGTACGGCATCGACCCGGGCGATTTCGTGGACGTGACCGTCACCACGCACAACACGGTCTACGCGATGGGCGAACCGGTCGAGTGA
- a CDS encoding DUF5817 domain-containing protein, with protein sequence MYAVVGCSDCEALWIVEGRPETTGCPRCGSRHRFEALKKFVTTDDEDHARDVRSALLAKRRGEEDAFARVDSFAELEPALEDVGTTDEEYLAASGIDTEEVAAAGERAMAGNQSRSRKDVVLDALAALDHPDEAAVVEFAGERGVPADYVRSALEKLERMGRVSRGRDGYRLL encoded by the coding sequence GTGTACGCCGTCGTCGGCTGCTCGGACTGCGAGGCACTGTGGATCGTCGAGGGACGGCCGGAGACGACCGGCTGTCCCCGCTGTGGGTCGCGCCACCGCTTCGAGGCCCTCAAGAAGTTCGTGACGACCGACGACGAGGACCATGCCCGGGACGTGCGGTCGGCCCTTCTGGCGAAGCGGCGGGGCGAAGAGGACGCCTTCGCGAGGGTCGATTCGTTCGCCGAACTGGAGCCCGCCCTCGAGGACGTCGGAACGACCGACGAGGAGTACCTTGCGGCGAGCGGTATCGATACCGAGGAAGTCGCAGCGGCAGGCGAGCGAGCGATGGCGGGCAACCAGTCGCGGAGTCGAAAGGACGTCGTCCTCGACGCCCTCGCGGCACTCGACCACCCGGACGAGGCCGCCGTCGTCGAGTTCGCCGGCGAGCGGGGGGTTCCCGCGGACTACGTGCGGTCGGCGCTGGAGAAGCTGGAGCGGATGGGGAGAGTCTCGCGCGGGCGAGACGGCTATCGATTGCTCTGA
- a CDS encoding cupin domain-containing protein: MERVNESEIESAEPVDGAHLKLLAGGEAMNVQHFEIEPGATVPEHSHPHEQAGYIESGEAVFLVDGEEIPVGPGDSYSIPGGEPHALENRGDEPIVGVDIFSPPRENPSWQE; encoded by the coding sequence ATGGAACGCGTCAACGAATCCGAGATCGAATCGGCGGAACCGGTCGACGGCGCCCACCTCAAACTCCTCGCTGGCGGCGAGGCGATGAACGTCCAGCACTTCGAGATCGAACCGGGGGCGACCGTTCCCGAACACAGCCACCCGCACGAACAGGCGGGGTACATCGAGAGCGGGGAGGCGGTCTTCCTCGTCGACGGGGAGGAGATTCCCGTCGGGCCGGGCGACTCCTACTCGATTCCTGGCGGCGAACCGCACGCACTGGAGAATCGCGGCGACGAGCCAATCGTCGGCGTGGACATCTTCAGCCCCCCGCGCGAGAACCCGAGCTGGCAGGAGTGA
- a CDS encoding DUF63 family protein, whose translation MVLPAGSTIPPLPQTVLLLAALAAVVWALRRAGVTISDRTILALSPWMVAGATAYVVSKLDVVPAIVAPFFGSPAVYGTTFVFAGTTWLVVRRTPRPLASLGGVGVIAAVVPTAVALWVGMASGRLTPVVPLLGVAGGAILAGVVWKLFETVRPADATTVGLAGPLVFFAHALDGVSTAVGIDLLGFGEQSPLSRLIMEAAGALPTADLLGVGWLFVLVKLGMASVVLWLLAGYVREEPAEGFGLLGLVIAVGLGPGAHNVLLFIVLGPSLF comes from the coding sequence ATGGTGCTGCCTGCCGGATCGACGATACCGCCGCTCCCCCAGACAGTCCTTCTTCTCGCCGCTCTCGCGGCGGTCGTCTGGGCGCTCCGACGGGCTGGCGTGACGATCTCCGACCGGACGATACTTGCCCTCTCGCCCTGGATGGTGGCCGGTGCGACGGCCTACGTCGTGTCGAAACTTGACGTGGTACCGGCTATCGTGGCTCCGTTTTTCGGGTCGCCGGCGGTCTACGGGACGACGTTCGTGTTTGCTGGGACGACCTGGCTCGTCGTTCGCCGTACGCCACGGCCGCTGGCATCCCTTGGGGGCGTCGGCGTCATCGCAGCCGTCGTTCCGACTGCCGTCGCGCTCTGGGTGGGAATGGCCTCCGGGAGACTCACGCCGGTCGTGCCACTGCTGGGCGTCGCAGGCGGAGCCATCCTGGCCGGTGTCGTCTGGAAACTGTTCGAGACCGTCAGGCCCGCCGACGCGACGACCGTGGGCCTCGCCGGCCCGCTCGTCTTCTTCGCCCACGCTCTCGACGGCGTCTCGACGGCGGTGGGCATCGACCTCCTGGGCTTCGGGGAGCAGTCGCCGCTGTCCCGACTCATCATGGAGGCCGCCGGGGCGCTCCCGACCGCGGACCTGCTGGGCGTCGGCTGGCTGTTCGTGCTGGTGAAACTCGGAATGGCGTCGGTCGTACTCTGGCTGCTGGCGGGGTACGTTCGAGAGGAGCCCGCCGAGGGATTCGGACTGCTGGGGCTCGTCATCGCCGTCGGGCTCGGCCCCGGCGCCCACAACGTCCTGCTGTTCATCGTCCTGGGTCCCTCACTGTTTTAA
- the map gene encoding type II methionyl aminopeptidase, with translation MSDVDLSAEQYEQYREAGEILETVLAEAADRVEVGASHLEVAEFAEDRIEELGGAPAFPVNISIDEEASHATPARDDESVFGEEMVCLDIGVHVDGWIADAATTVDLSGNPEMVEAAEDALAAAIDAVEPGVHTGEIGAEIEAAIDSYDLNPVVNLTGHGLAQWDAHTGPNVPNRGLDTGVELQVGDVVAIEPFVTDGSGKVGEGSKTEIYSLVSEGRVRNRQARQVMETVAEAYRELPFAARWLDDARAEMSLRRLTMNDVLRSYPVLKEQDGALVSQAEHTIIVTEDGAEVTTG, from the coding sequence ATGAGCGACGTCGACCTGTCCGCCGAGCAGTACGAGCAGTATCGAGAGGCGGGCGAGATCCTCGAGACCGTCCTCGCGGAAGCCGCCGATCGCGTCGAGGTGGGCGCGAGCCATCTCGAGGTAGCCGAGTTCGCCGAAGATCGTATCGAAGAACTGGGGGGAGCGCCCGCCTTCCCGGTCAACATCTCCATCGACGAGGAGGCATCCCACGCGACACCAGCCCGCGACGACGAGTCCGTCTTCGGCGAGGAGATGGTCTGTCTGGACATCGGCGTCCACGTCGATGGCTGGATCGCCGACGCGGCGACGACCGTGGACCTGAGCGGGAATCCCGAGATGGTCGAGGCCGCAGAGGACGCCCTCGCGGCGGCGATCGACGCCGTCGAACCCGGTGTTCATACCGGCGAGATCGGCGCGGAGATCGAGGCCGCCATCGACAGCTACGACCTGAACCCGGTCGTCAACCTCACGGGTCACGGCCTCGCGCAGTGGGACGCCCACACCGGGCCGAACGTCCCCAATCGCGGACTGGACACCGGCGTCGAGTTGCAGGTCGGCGACGTGGTCGCCATCGAACCGTTCGTCACGGATGGGAGTGGGAAGGTCGGCGAGGGCTCCAAGACGGAGATCTACTCGCTGGTCTCGGAGGGTCGCGTCCGCAACCGACAGGCACGCCAGGTGATGGAGACGGTCGCCGAAGCGTACCGGGAACTCCCGTTCGCTGCCCGGTGGCTCGACGACGCACGTGCGGAGATGTCGCTGCGTCGCCTGACGATGAACGACGTCCTTCGGAGCTATCCGGTGCTCAAAGAGCAGGACGGCGCACTCGTCAGTCAGGCCGAGCACACGATCATCGTCACCGAGGACGGGGCCGAGGTCACGACCGGATAG